ctggtcgcgacagagtgacgcccccgaggggcagagcatcaccccctggtgggcaaagtgtcgcccctggtgggcgtgccgggtggatcccggttgggtgcatgcaggagtctgtctgactgtctctccccgtttccagcttcggaaaaatacaaaaaacaaaacaaaacaaaacaaaaaaaccaaaaacaacaacaaaaaaaattgacaaacctttacctagaccaaggaaaaaagagagaagactcaaattaaataagaagtaaaagagaagacatttgaactgataccacagaaatacaaaggatcataataaACTATTATGAGCAATTATATACCGACAAATGGGTTACTTGAAAGAaacaaattcttagaaacattaaACTTACCAAGATTGAATCATGAAGCATATCGGAACTGAACAATAATGATTAAAGAGATTAAATACCTAAgtaatggaggaaaaaaagaacccAAGTCTAGATGGTTttactggtgaattttaccaaacatttaaagaattaacaccAGTATTTTCAAACACTTCCAAtaaattgaagaggaagaaatacttccaaacttATTTGGTGAGACCATTACCCAGATACccaaaccagaaaagaacactgAAGAGCCTAGATGAAAAAATCCCCCCCCAAATACTAATAAATCAACTTCATCAgcacattaaaaagatcacacaccatgatcaagtgggatttatttcttgGATGCAAAGATGactcaacatacacaaaacaaaaaatttcacattaacataataaaagataaaaatcaaatgatttttatcaagcatttgaaaatattcagcatccttttatgataaaaatcctcaacaaattgGGTGTATAAAGATCATACCTAAacataataaaagatatatatggcAGACTCACAGCTAACATCACGATCAACagtaaaatattgaaaacttttttgagatcaggaacaagacaaaggtgCTCttcttttggtgacagagacagaaagagagacagagagagggaaagataggggtagacagacaggaagggagatgagaagtatcaattgttattgtggcatcttagttgttcattgattgctatctcaatatgtgccttgactagggggctacaacagaacagtgaccttaggctcaagccagcgatcttgggcttcaagccaatgaccatgaagtcatgtctatgatcccatgctctagccagtgaccctgcattcaagctggatgagcctgtgttcaagccgacgacctcagggtttcaaacttgagttccctgtgtcccagtccaacactctatctagtGTGCCACTGCCTCGTGAGGCAAGGGTGCTCACTTTTATCACTCTATTCAACATAACACCAGAGGTCCTAGTTATAGGAATcaggtgagaaaaagaaataaaaagcaactaaATATGAAAAGAAGCAGTAAAATTGTctgtatttgcagatgatatgattatacaaaaaagaaatcctgAAGACTCAACGAAAAACTGCTGAATTTAATCAATGAATTCAGTGAAGTTGTAAGATAATCAACAAATAGggatcagttttgtttttatatacatgTTTCATTAACAATCCATGTCTAAATGAGAactaaagaaaacaataccatccCCAATAGCATcaagaacaataaaatacttagaaataaatttaagcaaGAAGATGAATGATCTGGACACTGAACACTATAATCtctttgatgaaagaaattgaagaagacaagCAACTGAAAAGATTTTGTGTTCATCGCTAGGAAgaattaataatgttaaaatgtccatattacccaaagacaTCTATAGAGTCAATGTAATTTCTGTCAAAATCCCtatgaaatacaaaaacaattctaaaatttatgtggaactacAAAAGACTGAATAGCCAAAAtgatcctgaggaaaaaaaacaaagttagaagcaccacacttcctgatttcaagctatattacaaagttatagtaatcaaaacagtatggtactggcagaaagaTGAATGCAAAAattgagagaccagaaataaatgtTCACATATACGGTCAACTAATATTTGCCAAGGGAGCCAAGAATATTCAATGGGAAAGAATTatttcttcagtaaatggtgttgggaatgcTAAATAATTacttgcaaaagaataaaactggatcCCTATCCTATACCACACATAAAAAATTTGGCTCAgagctggccagttggctcagtagtagagcatcagtctggcatatggatatcctgggtttgattcctggtcagggtacacaggagaaacacccatctgtttctctaccctcctcctctcacttctctctctttctctttctctctctctctcttctcctcctgcagccatggctcaattggagtgagttggctctggaagctgaagatggctccatagtctctgcctcaggtactaagaagagcttagttgctgagcaatgaaggaATGCCCAAATGAggagagcatcactccctagtgggcttgccaggtctaTCCCtttcagggtgcatgtgagaatctgtctctctgcctctcctccttccactgaatttaaaaaaaatgcctcaaatggattaaagacttaaacataataCCCCAAGCTATAAAGTttgtaaaagaaaatgtagatCTTGCCAATGGTTTTTTGGATATGACACAAgcaatgaaagcaaaaaaaaacacaagcaaTGAAAGCAAAAATCAAGTGAGACTGTgtcaaattttaaatcttttgtacagcaaaagaaatattaaaataaaaaggcaactgatataggaagagaaaatatttacaaactataaatctaataaggggttaatatccactaatatccaaaatatatgaagaactcataaaattcaattaCAAAAGCAAacaaccttattttttaaaagcagagggaataaataagtatttttgcagagaagacagacaaatggccaacaggtacataaaaaaatgttcaattgttagggaaatacaaatcaaaactacaaggagattttgcctcacacctgttaaaacaGCTATTATCAAAAAAGACAAGAGGTAACCAGTGCTGTTAGGGAGGATATGGAGACAAGGGAGCACttgtgcactgctgatgggaatgtaaatttgttCAGTCatgatggaaaacagtatagatattctgcaagaattaaaaatagaactaggaatcccacttctgggtagaCATTCAAATAAAGTGAAATCAGGATATTGAAAAGATTATCTGCACTCTTATATtttttgtagcattattcacactaGCCAAATATAGAGACAATCTAAGGAGCCATCAACAGATAAAGAagatatcacacacacactcacacacacaggggaatattattcaaccacaagaaaaaggaaatcaatcctgccatttgcaacaatctGAATGGTCTTGaggctattatgctaagtgaaatatgtccaacagagagagaaacaaatactATATGCTATCTGTTAgatttggaatctaaaaaagccaaacttGAACAAACAGTAGAATGGTGGTCTCCAGGGGCTGGAACATGGAGAAAATTGGAATATGTTGGCCAAAGGGTCCAAACTGCAGTTAAGATAAGTAGGTTCTGGGAATCCAatgcacaacactgtgaatataGTTACCAATACTGCATCATGTACTTGGAAGTTGCTAGGTGACtgtatcttaaatgttctcatcacaaaaaagaaatgataactaTGTGGTGTGTTGGAGTGTTACTTAATGCCATGGTAGAAATCATAATTCGATACATAAGGATGTCAAACCAACATATTGTggaccttacacttacacaatgttacaagtccattatatattaatataaaaaaaggtaaaagaaagagaagtttaATAGTGGGATAGAGCTTACATTTAGTGCCAAGTAAGGTAAATGACATCAGCAAATGTGAGGAAGTAGCACTACATATGGATTTTCAGGAAACAATAAACAGATGCATTGGGTGCAAACACTTTGGCTTATGTTGAGGATTCTTGGAAGATGAGGCTGGACCAGTAGATCAGAGGCAGATCTTGAAAACTCTTGAGTGTCAGGCTCCAAAATAAGTGAACAGTGCAATTTACTTGTTGAACCCATGTAACCTGAACAGTATGAATGAGAGGGGCATAGAAAATATCATTCAATAAATAAGTTTGGTTGTGTGTCTAATTAGGAACAGACTCCATGTCAAGCACTATCAGAGAGTCACCATTTTGAATGGCTTCAAGATTGGAAGAGATCGAGGCTTGCCTGCATTTATGGAACATCATGGCCATATGGGGTTGTCAAGGGTAATGctggttattgttattatttgagTCAATGCCAACTCCCATTTGCTCTGAGTCTTGTTGTACCGGTGCCTCAGGCTGCCTCTAGGCCCCAGCACCTTACCTTTAAAACCTTTTTCAATGTAGGGCTGCTCAGCATCAGTGAAGTGGAATGAATAGAGACTGTAGCATAGATGGCGGATTCCAGGGCCCAGAACCAGGCTCTCCTCTTCAATTTGGAAGATATAAAGGAGACGAGTATGGTTAGAAAGTAAGATGTGAAGAAGATGAGGAAGAAAGCTAGATACCTCAGGGCAGTGGAGTAAGCTTTCAGGCTGGAGTTGCAGTGGCCTGTCCTGTGATGTTGCATCTGCCCCAAGTGTTGGCACAATGAGGCTATGAGAAAGACGGTGGAGGCCAGGAACAGGAGGAAAGGAATAAACAACAGAACCAGATGCTGAGCTACGAAAAAACTATGCACAAATGTATGAAGTCTCTCAGTCTCCGTGTCATTTCTAGAAATACGCATCTTGGAGATTAACTGACCCTCCATGTATTGCCTAATTGCTGAAGGGATCACTGTCATACAGGAAATCAGCAGAGAGCCCAGTAACAGCCGAGAAACCAACCTCAAAATTCTCCACCTCAGCCACAGGAAGATGGGGTGGGTGAAGGAAGAGACTTTGACGCAGTAGATGACAGCATGCAAGCTGGTTAACCAGAACGTAAGAGTATTAGTGAATTCCCAGATGATTGACACATGCCAAAGTAAAACGTTAGGGTAGAAATAGGAGAAATAATTGAACAGCACTGATGACCACTGTAGAAAGAAGCGGCAGAAGCCCAGGCTGATGAGAATCATGTCCACAGGTGACAGCCTTTTGACCTGCAGCCATTCTCTGCTCAGCACTGCAACAATTAAGCTACTCTGCACAATTATGGTTGCGGACTCAAGGAAATAGATGATCATGAAGAAGTCAGAGAGTTGGCTGGGTATCATCCTTCTACTCCAAAGTATCTTCCTGTGCACAGATTCAGAACCTCTGCAATAATTTCCCGGTAGGAAACACATTCCTGGTCACTATTATCTCATGCAAAAAAACACCTCCCTGAGGATGCAAAATTTCCCTGGCCCATTTTTGGTTTTGCCATTTTCATACCTGCAGGATTTGCTTGTGCTTTGCTTGCTGGCTTGTCATCAGGCCTGAGTGCAGGGAAATGTTGTTTGAATGTGGATTCCTGCCCCCAAGGTGATTTGATTATTCCCATAAAAGAAATACCTATTTTATAaccatgtcttttatttcctctttatctctgAGAGGTGTCTTTAACTTatatttctatcttctttaaATGCTAGACTCACTCTTTTAACCTAAAATTTGAACCACAGGAAAAGTAAATCCTTTGCTGCTCATTCATGCCCTGAGTAATTTATCTATTCTGCTAACAGAGTGATGTAATCATGACAACTTCAGGAAccttgccttcctgcttctacaGTAGCTGGGGGTAGATGCTGCAATCAAAGTACAAGTgccaataaaatataataaaaagtccTTACTCTGAGAACCCACCCACAAAAATGCTGGGACCCCACACCTTCAAGTATCACCTGCCAATCCAGACCACTTTCATAACTGCCTGTTGAATTCCTCAACTCAGAGAAACCCCTGCACCTTCCCCATATCACTCCTAACATCAAGGTGGGGCATCCTTCACTACTCTTCTTGCAATTCCAAAGcattcttttttggtttgttctgttttgtttatggagagagaaagatggagagagggacagataaggacagacaggaagagaaaaagatgagaatcatcagtatttccttgtagcaccttagttgttcattgattactttctcatatgtgccttaactccggggctccagctgagccaatgaccccttgctcaagccagcaatcttggtttcaagccagcaaccctgggctcaagccagcgaccattggttttcaagccagtgaacatggggtcatgtctatgatcccatgctcaagccagagaccccacacgcaagctggtgagcctgtgctcaagctggcaacctcgaggttttgaatctgagtcctcagcatcccaggtcaacactctatgcactgcaccaccacctgttcaggctaaaGCATTGATACTTATATATCTTTGGGAATTGCTTTTGTTCCATTGAcattactgttgttgttttttcttcttacatGGCGAGGGTCTTTCTGCTACTGCTCACATTGGTCAAGATGAATTGAAAGAGGGCCTCTTtatgaataaaaagttttttttaattgcattccTATGTCAAGTGCCCATTAGATATAAACACTCAGTACAGGGGAGTTTGGAACATGAACCTGGAAGTGGAAAGGCTCAGAGGCCAAAAGATCCCTCTAAGCAGGAACTTGTGAACTTGTGACTCTAGGTGCTGTTTTGGACAAACTACATATGACTTCTCAGTATCTAGAAATTAATTCATGGCTATCTAAGCAGATGAGAGAATGAAATCAGAAAATGAGTTCATGAAAACTATACTAGATAGACACCGAATATTTAATTAGTGGCTTCAAAAATGAGAGGAGAATTCTAATAATTATTACTCAGTGAGCAAGACAAGAGAGTCGTTGACCCTGTGTGTGATAAGCACTAAGTTTGTGTGGACTTTAATTAttcaaggaagagaaaacagaagtaCTCAAATGTAAAGTTTAgacatttttaacataaaataaaatcattgagcTTATAATGCAAAGGtaaagtttagttttattttattattagtattattttattttcagagggagacagatagatacaaggagggacagacagacagacagaaagggagacaaatgagaagcatcaactcatagttgcagcaccttggctgttcattgattgctttctcatatgtgtcttgaccaggggtttACAGaatagccagtgaccccttgctccagcctctgacctttgggttcaagccagtgaccatggggtcatgttgatgatcccatgttcaatcAAGCTGGCAAACCCCGTGCTCAAtttggtgagcccatactcaaaccagatgagctcatgctcaagccaatgacctcaggatttcgaacctgggtccttagcatcccaggccaatgctctgtccactgtatcaTCACGTGGTCAGGCAGGTAAAGCATAGTTTTAAACAGCACACTTGGAGTCAAAATATTAGAAAGCATCTGCTTTGCATTCTCAATAAAATGTAAGaatcaggaaatttaaaaatgagatgatAAAATGAGCATCTGTCCAATAGTTTTCAACTGAAAGGTTAAATGGTTGAAATGTATCCAGacataataaaaagagaga
The DNA window shown above is from Saccopteryx bilineata isolate mSacBil1 chromosome 2, mSacBil1_pri_phased_curated, whole genome shotgun sequence and carries:
- the TAS2R16 gene encoding taste receptor type 2 member 16; the encoded protein is MIPSQLSDFFMIIYFLESATIIVQSSLIVAVLSREWLQVKRLSPVDMILISLGFCRFFLQWSSVLFNYFSYFYPNVLLWHVSIIWEFTNTLTFWLTSLHAVIYCVKVSSFTHPIFLWLRWRILRLVSRLLLGSLLISCMTVIPSAIRQYMEGQLISKMRISRNDTETERLHTFVHSFFVAQHLVLLFIPFLLFLASTVFLIASLCQHLGQMQHHRTGHCNSSLKAYSTALRYLAFFLIFFTSYFLTILVSFISSKLKRRAWFWALESAIYATVSIHSTSLMLSSPTLKKVLKVRCWGLEAA